TTCAACACCAATTCGAGCAATTATTTCAATAATTTCTTTCTGTTCAATTTGGTCATTTAAGTCATTTATTACTATTATTCCTTCACTATATTCGAAACTTTCTTCTGTGTATAATTTTTGGGAATAAATAATTTTATAAGAAACAGTTTTTTGAGATTCCAGTTCTGTTTCGATTTTTTTAAACCCGTTTTCACAATCAGATTCCGCCGTATTTTGCGCAAAATTAATTGTCGATAGTAATGAAAATAGGATTAGGAATATATTTTTGTAGATGTTCATTTATATGTTTGCTAACGTTTATGTATAAGAATAGTTGCGGGTTTGTATGCGAGGAATTTCCGAAGGAAATTCAGACGTTACAAACACGCAACGACCTTTGATTAAGCACTAAACCGCAATTATTTTTATACGGTGTGTGTGCCCAGCATGGGCATCTTTTCTTTACCGAAAGGTAAATAATTAATCTATAGGGTGCAAGTCCCTTATGCGCAGGAGTAACGTCCTGAAGCATTAGTAAGTCGCAAGCTCGTGTGTCGTGAGACATGGAGTGAAGGAAGCGAAACTACAAAACTCGGTACTGACGAACAGAAACCGTATACAGAGGCATATTTACTTGGGTAAGCAAGCACATCATTGTAACGCCCTAAGATTAACAAAAGGGTAAATATGTAGATACGGCAGGGATTGAGAGAAAGAAGATGCCATTACCTGGGGAGATCTCTACAACTACGAGTTGGTTAAGTAGAGAAGTCAGCAGAAGTCATAGTACTTACAGGAAACGAGGTGCAACAAGAATTGTACAGGTCTCACGGGTAAGGAAGGACTAAACATTAAATTACGTTGGAATTCGATTAGGATGCTTAGCTAGCCTAGTTTTAAACCAACAGGAGTACACGAATTATTGAATCTATGATTGAACAGGTATTATCAGCAACAAACCTTTATAAAGCAACACGCCAAGTGGAGCGCAATAAAGGAGCGAACGGCGTAGATGGTATGAAAACAACGGCACTTTCGGCATACATATTGGAAAACCGTTCGCTTATATTATCTACAATTCGCACAAATAGCTATGTGCCAAATTCAATTTTAGGAGTAACCATTCCAAAAGGACCGGGTAAAACCCGATTATTAGGAATACCAACAGTAGTAGATAGGTGGCTACAACAGGCGGTAAGTCAACAATTAATGGTTCATTTTGAATATGATTTTGAACCTGTTAGTTATGGATTTCGCCCACAAAAGAACATCCAAAAAGCAGTATTACAAGCACAAGGCTACATCAATGATGGTTACCAAGATATTGTAGATATTGATTTACAAGGGTTCTTTGATGAAGTAGACCACTGTATCTTACTTCAACTTATTTACCGCAAAGTAAAATGTCCAACCACCTTGCGATTAATCCGAAAATGGTTAAGAGCGCCCATCTTAATAGATGGAACACTCAAAAAGCGCAGAAAAGGGATCCCTCAAGGTAGTCCCATTAGTCCCTTATTATCTAACATTATGTTAGATGTTTTGGACAAAGAAATGAAAAGCATGGGCTTGCGCTATGTTCGCTACGCAGACGACTTTAGTGTTTACGCAAAAAGTAAAAGCGAGGCAAAAACTATAGGAAATAAACTGTTTATCTTTTTAAGAGATAGACTTAAACTACCTATAAATAAAGCCAAAAGCGGCATTCGCAGACCTGTAAACTTTGAGTTACTTGGGCATGGATTTGTACCCGTTTATAAAAAGGGTATAAAAGGACAATATGCACTAGTGGTAACCAAGAAAGGTTGGGCAAAGTTTAAACGTAACTTGAAAAGTATCACCAAGAAAACCAAACCCATGTCGTTATTCGAACGTCTGGATCGGCTTAATCAAGTCTGTCGAGGCTGGATGAATAATTACCGCTTAACTAACATCTATGCAAAAGTTAAAAAGCTAGATGAATGGTTAAGAAATCGGTTACGCTATTGTATTTGGCACGATTGGAAAAAGCTAGAGAGGAAACGTAAAAATCTCATTCGATTAGGTATAGAAATCGGACAAGCCTATGCTTGGAGTCGCACCAGAATGGGAGGTTGGGCAGTCGCTCAAAGTCCTATTTTAAAGACGACTATTACAGTTTCTAGGCTTAAACGAAAAGGGTATAAACCTTTGTTAGATTACATTAATAATACGCAAACTTCAATTTGGTGAACCGCCGTATACGAGACCCGTACGTACGGTGGTGTGAGAGGCGCAGTGACGACTTTTAAGTCGTCACCCGTCTACTCGATTAGCCACAGTTTTTATATTGGACTATAATTTACAAATTCCAAATTCAAATTTTCAGCAATTCTTTGTGCTTCTAAATATGCATTATTTTCGTCTTTATAATCTGTAATTTTTAATCGACTTCTATGTGTCTTATTTAGCAGACATATTCTATATATTTTCTTTTTTTCAGAGAATTGAACTCCGGTTCTACTATATCCATAACTCTTTTGATTTATCTTTAGTAATGAGATAAAAGTATATTCCTCTATTGTTTTCCAGTTCCCAATTTTGATAAAGAAAAGTCCAACATAATATTTTATTTTACGTTGATTAAAATCAACGATTGTTCCTTTTCTAGTAAAAACTATTATAAGTCCAATTGATAAAATTGTAATTCCAATTTTCATTCTTGAGTCAAAAGTTCCCAAAAGGATTAGTCCGCAAATAATTAGAGTAATTCCTATAATAACGAACATTAATGGGAAAATTCTATCCATTTTATAATCAATTTTCATTTTTTGGTCAAATTGTGGCTAACACTTGTATAACTACAATAAATATACTTTCAATTGTAGTTATATCGTTTATATATGCAATATATTACTTTTTAATTAAGTATCCTATGACTCAAATATATAGATGAATATTTTAAACTATAAGGGATTGTGTATGGAATATGTAGGTAAATATTAACGCACGTAGGCGCTTAATAGGGGAAATGAATTTCTAAACTTTATAAAGTTTAAATCTGCTGAACTTTTGAATAAAAGTTTTATAATGTGAATTTAGAATGAAATTATTTATTATCAAAATCAAAAAATTCCTTTAAAGAAATACCAAGCATGTTAGTAAATTTTTGGATAGTATAAATTGTAATACCTCTATTATTAGTTTTACTTTCCCATCTATTAATTATTTGTCTATCAATATCATACTTTTTGGCAAAATCAGTTTGGGAAAGACCTGTTTGCTCTCGAAGAAACTTAACTCTTTCTGCAATTTTATCTTTTAAAATTAAATCCTCTTTATCTAAACCTACCATTCCGCAATTTTGGTATATTTTTAAAAAATATTGTAATCCGTTTGGATTACAATTAGTAATTTTATATATTCGTTATTAATATTAAATTTGCGATTCTTCAAATCAAAATATTGAAGCATTCGCTTGGATTCTCGTCCTTGAAAACTGGTAATTTTTGCAACGAGATGATAAGTAAGATGCTCACGCCTTAGGGTGTGGGCTCACTTATTGTTGCAGGGTATACCAGTACCTCAAGGGCAGTAAGCTGAGTTCCACGCCTTTTTTGTTTCCCTACATAAAGGTTTTACTCAGCCCTTCTTAGCGTTGTTTTTTAGTTGTGAGGTGTTGCAAAACGGTTCATTTAAAACCAAACAGTATGCAGAATAGATTATATATACGACACCTTAATGGTTTTTTACAACAAATACGGATGTTGGAACACACCGTGTTCGATAGGTTGTTTATTAAAAAACCTAAAAACCCGATATAAAACTCTTTTTGTTATGGGATGGACGTTATACCCAGTTCTGGAACACACACTTTTTTACTCCCATAATACCCGTTACAACCATACATACCCTGGAACCCCCTAAGGGCACTTATTCTTAAAAACAGCTTCTGTTTTTAGTACCCCCATAATATCCCTTAGGTTATAGTTGGAAAGACACCGCCTGTGTTTGCATGTAACAACCACGGCGGTTGACTTTCCTAAACACTGTATTATAAACGAATACCTAGCAGACCTATGGAATAAAGTCACTTAAAAACAATAAACAAAAAAACCTCCCACAAACTTTTGCTGGGTCTAGCAGGAGGCTTTTGATTAAACAACACATTGTTCAATTCTAATTCAAAATTATGAAAAATAAATTAATAGCGAAATACAGGCAGTTTCTATACTGTATGTTGTGCTTATGCATTCATTCCAACACCATACAGGGTCTGGAAGTATTTCCATTCCAACAATCAGAAATTAGTGGTACCATAACCGATGCCCAGGGGGTGCCTTTAGCAGGGGTTACTATTATTATTAAAGGCACCCAAAAAGGGAGCATCTCCGATTTTAATGGCACTTATGCCATACCCGCGACTAAAAACGAGGTCTTGGTGTTCTCTTTTATGGGCTTTAAAACCCAAGAAATGGCCATACAAGGGCGTACCCAATGGGATGTACAACTCGAAACCGACGTTACCACCTTAAATACGGTGGAAATTAATGCAGGCTATTATACGGTTAAAGACAAAGAACGAACGGGAAATATTGCTAAACTAGAGGCGAAAACCATAGAGAAACAGCCTGTAAACAATCCGTTGGCAGCCATGCAAGGGCATATAGCGGGTGTTGATATTGTACAGACCACAGGCTTGCCCGGTGGTGGATACCAAATGGCCATTCGTGGTAAAAACTTTATGAATGGCAGTACAGAACCCTTGTATATTGTAAATGGCGTGCCGTTTGGAGCTCAGTCCTTAGCATCTCTAGAGATCTCGGTAGGAATAAATGCCGGAAATATAAGCCCCTTGAATGCGATCAACCCGTCCGATATTGAAAGTATGGAAGTATTAAAAGATGCCGATGCCACAGCCATTTATGGTGCACGGGCAGCCAATGGCGTGGTACTCATCACCACTAAAAAAGGAAAAGCAGGCAGCACAAGGTTTCAGGCACACCTGAGCAGTACCCTGGGGCAGGTAGCCCATTTCTTGGATTTAATGAACACCGAGCAGTATTTGGAAGTGCGTAGGGAAGGGATTGTAAATGATGGCTTTGGGGCGTTTCTGGACAATCCTGCCTTCGATTTTATATGGCCCGACCTAAAAACTTGGGATCAAACCCGCTATACCGATTGGCAAAAGGAATTGATCGGTGGAATTGCCTACCGCAATCATGCCCAACTTTCGGTTTCAGGGGGCAGCGAGCACACCCAATTTTTGGTTAGTGGAAGCTTCCAAAAGGAGACTACCGTTTTTCCTGGTGATGCCCACTATAAAAAAGCCTCGGTACACCATACCATAAACCATCAGTCCCACGATGGGCGTTTTAAAATAAACCTGTCCAGCATCTATTCCGTTGAACATAACCAAATGCCTCGTACCGATCTTACTGGTTTGGCATACACATTGGTGCCGAATGCCCCAGCACTGTATGATGCGGCAGGGAACTTAAATTGGGAAAATAATACATGGAACAACCCTTTAGCTTCCTTAGAAGAAGAGTATCAAGCCCAAATCCATACACGTATGGCCAATCTGGGACTCTCTTATCACGTGCTGCCTCATTTAGAATTTAAAACCAGTTTGGGTTATAATACTTACGGAATGGATTCCTATAAGACCTTGCCAAGTAGCGCTAGAAATCCTAAACTGGGGTTCACGCCAGAGAATTATTCATCCATCAGCACCAACAGTGCCACCCGTCAATCTTGGATTGTGGAACCACAATTTGATTGGAAGCAAGCATGGAGCGATGTGCTGCTAAGCGTATTGGTGGGAACCACGTTTCAACAAGAGGCTACAGACCAATTGGTGCAAAAAGGAACAGGTTTTCCAAACAACCGCTTGTTAAGGAATCTTTCCGCAGCTAAGACGCTTGAAGTAAAACAAGATAGCGACAGTGAATATAAGTATCAGGCGCTGTTTGGTCGCATCAACATACAATGGAAGGATGCCTATATTTTAAACTTAACAGGCCGTCGGGATGGATCCAGTCGTTTTGGTCCTGGTAAGCAGTTTGGCAATTTTGCTGCTCTGGGAGCTGCTTGGTTGTTTTTGGAAAACGGCTTTTTAAAACACAGTAAGGTGTTCAGTTTTGGAAAATTACGTGGGAGTTATGGCACTACTGGTAGCGATAATATAGGGGATTATAAGTTTCTGGATACTTATAGCGTTACGGGTTATGATTATAATGGCACGAGTATATTAGAACCAACAGGTCTTTTTAATCCCTTGTTTGGTTGGGAAACGAACAAAAAACTGGAAGCGGCAGTAGAGCTTGGGTTTTTTAAAGATCGGATTCTGCTAAATACGGTGTGGTACCAAAACCGGTCGGCCAACCAACTTATTGGCATTCCTTTAGCAACTACCACAGGTTTTACAGAGTTAACAGGGAACTTTGATGCCACCGTTGAAAATACAGGTTTTGAATTTGAGATCCGTGCGATCAACATCCATAGTAAAAATTTCCAATGGCGCAGCACTTTTAACATGAGCTTGCCGAAGAACAGACTGGTAAAGTTTCCCGGATTAGAGACTTCTACATTTGCCAATCGCTATGATATTGGAAAACCTTTAACCATAAGGCATCTGTACCATGCTTTAGGCGTCGATTCTGATACTGGCCTTTATCAGTTTGAAGATTATAATGAAGATGGCCACATACGTAGTTTAGACGATAAACAATGGATTGAGGACATGGCGCCTAAATTATACGGCGGCTTAGGGAATACCTTAACCTATAAAAACCTAACCTTGGAGCTGTTCTTTCAGTTTAAAAAACAACAAGCGTTTAATCCTTTGGTTTCGGCAGCAGCTCCTGGTTTTAACACAAACGGCTCTGTGGCTTTATGGAACCGCTGGCAACACCCCGGGGATACAAACCCCATAATGCGCGCCATTAGTGGTTTAGATCCGAGTGTATTTGAGAGTATCGAAAATCAAAGTGCAAGTAGTGCAGCAGTCTCCGATGCGTCATTTGTTCGGTTGCGAAACATCTCCTTGGCCTACAGACTACCTAAAAATTTAAGTGGGGGTTGCGATTTGAATGTCTATCTACAAGGACAAAATCTATGGACTCTTAGCAATTATGACGGACCAGATCCTGAGCAACCTTCTTCTATAATAATGCCGCCTTTGCGCCAAATGACAGTGGGTGTGCAATTAGGCTTTTAACTAAAAAATTAAGATGATGAAACTTAAAAAAGACAATTATCATACCACCAAACCACGAGGTGTTTTGTTTACAAATGCTCTGGGATTTATAAGCTATCCTTTCCTATGTTTTTTAATGTTAGTATCTACACACTGTACAGATTTTGTGGAAATAGACCCACCAAAAAATACCTTGATTTCCGAAACGGTTTTTGAAGATGTTTCTACCGTAGAATCGGCATTGGCAAGTATGTACTTTAAAATACGGGAACAGGGCATGATCTCAGGAAAATTAGGACTCAGTGCCTTAATGGGCATTTATACCGATGAGCTAGATTATTATGGCAGTAATACCAATTATTTACAATTATATAATCATAAGCTCTCCGCATCCAATAGCCTCCTATCCGATTGGTGGAGCCATGCCTATAATCTTATCTATGCATCCAATGCGATTATTAAGGGGTTGGAAAATTCAAAAACCATAAGTGTGGAAGACCAAGCACCTCTTAAGGGACAGGCCTTGTTTGTGCGTGCTTATATGCATAGTTTGCTTGTCAATCTTTATGGAGAGATCCCTTATATTACTACTACAGATTATTTACAGAATAATAAGGTATCACGCTTACCAGTAACGCAGGTATACACACATAGCATAGCCGACCTTACCCAAGCGGTGAGTCTTTTAAATGTAACAGATGTTACGGGAATACGTGTGGTGCCTTATCAAGCGGTGGCCAAGGCGCTTTTGGCACGCCTATACCTTTATACAGAAAATTGGAAAATGGCTGAAGCGACAGCAGGGGAGCTTATAAGTGCTTATAAGCTAGAACCTAACGTCAAAAATGTTTTTTTAAAGAATTCCAAAGAAACCCTCTGGCAGCTAAAGCCTAATGGGGTTACAGATAGAAATACCTATGAAGCCAACCAGTTTGTTATTCGGTTTATACCGGGGCAATCGTATGCCTTGAGTAAGGCTTTGTTGGATACCTTTGAGCCTAACGATTTACGGCTTTTAAATTGGACAGGAAGCACCACCAGTAGTAATGGATTGACCACGTTGCATTATGCGCATAAGTACAAAGCTATTTTTAGTGAAACGGCTTCCTTGGAATATTCTATTATTTTTCGATTGGCAGAACAATACTTGATTCGAGCCGAAGCCAGAGCACATTTAGGAGCTGTTTCTGGGGCTCAAGAAGATTTAAACAGCATTCGAAATCGGGCAGGTTTGGGGAATACCACAGCCACTTTAACCAACGATTTGCTAGCGGCGATATTACAGGAACGCCATACCGAATTGTTCACCGAGCAAGGGCATCGTTGGTTTGATATCAAGCGTATGGGGGTGGCAAGCCTTGTTTTAAGTCCTTTAAAACCGAATTGGCAACCAACGGATGTGCTTTTGCCAATTCCTGAAACAGAAATTGAAACGAACCCTAATTTGAAACCACAGAATTTGGGGTATGAATAAGAGGGTGTTTTATCTAAGCAGCGATACTCAAAGTGTAGAAACAAATTTAAAAGTAAAACTATGAAACTAATAACCATACTAAGTGTTTTGTTGGGGACTGCGGCACTGTCTGCACAAATTTTAACCCCAGCACATTGGAGCAGCAGGCTTTCTAAGGAAGCTATTCGTCCCGGCGAAACCGTAGAACTCATTTTTAGCGTACGATTAGATAGAAACTGGCATTTGTACAGCAATGTCCAAAACTATAAAATAGGTCCGCTACCCGCAGTTTTTGAGTTTAAACCCCACAGTAGCTATAAGCTATTGGAAGGTGTGGTGGCCATAGGCTCCCAAAAGGAATATGACCCTGTTTTTGAAGTGTATGTAAACTATTTTGAGAATACGGCAGAATTTAGACAAAAGGTTAAAATACTGTCTAAAAATCCTATAATTAAAGGGTTTTATGAGTATCAAGTGTGTAGTATCGCCGATGGAAAATGCGTCATGGGTACCGGCGATTTTGAGTTTAAAATACAAACCATAAAACAAATATGATGCTATTAAAAACAAAAATAATCCTCATAAGCATGCACCTAAGTTTGCTGTACAGTGCTTCGCCACAAGGCAATGTTGACATGGCAAAGCATACCAACGTGACGGATATAAAATCTCAAGCGGAAAGCGATTGGATAGGGGTAGACAGCATAAAAACCTATTTCTGTAATACGCCTAAAGAACTTGAACACTATCATAATTCAAGCTTTTTAGAAAAAAGAAGGTTTGAAGATACTGTAGAAAAGAAGCGATTGCAATTAGCAGAAAATTTTTTGGAGAAGTATCCGAACGATGCCCATTATTATGATGTACTCACCTACTTTTTACATTATTTATTCGAGCCTAAGTTTATAGCAGATAAAATACCTGACAGTACCTTGTGGGTCTTGAATCAAGATTCAAAATTAACGAAAACGCATCGGGACCTTTTCTTAAGTCAAATGCGAGCCTTACCCATAGATGAGGTCGCCCGAGCGCGCTGGTTAAAAAAAGGGAATGAGTTGGTAGAAAAGTTTTTGGAATCAAACGCCCCTTT
The genomic region above belongs to Mariniflexile litorale and contains:
- the ltrA gene encoding group II intron reverse transcriptase/maturase — translated: MIEQVLSATNLYKATRQVERNKGANGVDGMKTTALSAYILENRSLILSTIRTNSYVPNSILGVTIPKGPGKTRLLGIPTVVDRWLQQAVSQQLMVHFEYDFEPVSYGFRPQKNIQKAVLQAQGYINDGYQDIVDIDLQGFFDEVDHCILLQLIYRKVKCPTTLRLIRKWLRAPILIDGTLKKRRKGIPQGSPISPLLSNIMLDVLDKEMKSMGLRYVRYADDFSVYAKSKSEAKTIGNKLFIFLRDRLKLPINKAKSGIRRPVNFELLGHGFVPVYKKGIKGQYALVVTKKGWAKFKRNLKSITKKTKPMSLFERLDRLNQVCRGWMNNYRLTNIYAKVKKLDEWLRNRLRYCIWHDWKKLERKRKNLIRLGIEIGQAYAWSRTRMGGWAVAQSPILKTTITVSRLKRKGYKPLLDYINNTQTSIW
- a CDS encoding helix-turn-helix transcriptional regulator; amino-acid sequence: MVGLDKEDLILKDKIAERVKFLREQTGLSQTDFAKKYDIDRQIINRWESKTNNRGITIYTIQKFTNMLGISLKEFFDFDNK
- a CDS encoding SusC/RagA family TonB-linked outer membrane protein — translated: MKNKLIAKYRQFLYCMLCLCIHSNTIQGLEVFPFQQSEISGTITDAQGVPLAGVTIIIKGTQKGSISDFNGTYAIPATKNEVLVFSFMGFKTQEMAIQGRTQWDVQLETDVTTLNTVEINAGYYTVKDKERTGNIAKLEAKTIEKQPVNNPLAAMQGHIAGVDIVQTTGLPGGGYQMAIRGKNFMNGSTEPLYIVNGVPFGAQSLASLEISVGINAGNISPLNAINPSDIESMEVLKDADATAIYGARAANGVVLITTKKGKAGSTRFQAHLSSTLGQVAHFLDLMNTEQYLEVRREGIVNDGFGAFLDNPAFDFIWPDLKTWDQTRYTDWQKELIGGIAYRNHAQLSVSGGSEHTQFLVSGSFQKETTVFPGDAHYKKASVHHTINHQSHDGRFKINLSSIYSVEHNQMPRTDLTGLAYTLVPNAPALYDAAGNLNWENNTWNNPLASLEEEYQAQIHTRMANLGLSYHVLPHLEFKTSLGYNTYGMDSYKTLPSSARNPKLGFTPENYSSISTNSATRQSWIVEPQFDWKQAWSDVLLSVLVGTTFQQEATDQLVQKGTGFPNNRLLRNLSAAKTLEVKQDSDSEYKYQALFGRINIQWKDAYILNLTGRRDGSSRFGPGKQFGNFAALGAAWLFLENGFLKHSKVFSFGKLRGSYGTTGSDNIGDYKFLDTYSVTGYDYNGTSILEPTGLFNPLFGWETNKKLEAAVELGFFKDRILLNTVWYQNRSANQLIGIPLATTTGFTELTGNFDATVENTGFEFEIRAINIHSKNFQWRSTFNMSLPKNRLVKFPGLETSTFANRYDIGKPLTIRHLYHALGVDSDTGLYQFEDYNEDGHIRSLDDKQWIEDMAPKLYGGLGNTLTYKNLTLELFFQFKKQQAFNPLVSAAAPGFNTNGSVALWNRWQHPGDTNPIMRAISGLDPSVFESIENQSASSAAVSDASFVRLRNISLAYRLPKNLSGGCDLNVYLQGQNLWTLSNYDGPDPEQPSSIIMPPLRQMTVGVQLGF
- a CDS encoding RagB/SusD family nutrient uptake outer membrane protein, which gives rise to MMKLKKDNYHTTKPRGVLFTNALGFISYPFLCFLMLVSTHCTDFVEIDPPKNTLISETVFEDVSTVESALASMYFKIREQGMISGKLGLSALMGIYTDELDYYGSNTNYLQLYNHKLSASNSLLSDWWSHAYNLIYASNAIIKGLENSKTISVEDQAPLKGQALFVRAYMHSLLVNLYGEIPYITTTDYLQNNKVSRLPVTQVYTHSIADLTQAVSLLNVTDVTGIRVVPYQAVAKALLARLYLYTENWKMAEATAGELISAYKLEPNVKNVFLKNSKETLWQLKPNGVTDRNTYEANQFVIRFIPGQSYALSKALLDTFEPNDLRLLNWTGSTTSSNGLTTLHYAHKYKAIFSETASLEYSIIFRLAEQYLIRAEARAHLGAVSGAQEDLNSIRNRAGLGNTTATLTNDLLAAILQERHTELFTEQGHRWFDIKRMGVASLVLSPLKPNWQPTDVLLPIPETEIETNPNLKPQNLGYE
- a CDS encoding protein-disulfide reductase DsbD domain-containing protein produces the protein MKLITILSVLLGTAALSAQILTPAHWSSRLSKEAIRPGETVELIFSVRLDRNWHLYSNVQNYKIGPLPAVFEFKPHSSYKLLEGVVAIGSQKEYDPVFEVYVNYFENTAEFRQKVKILSKNPIIKGFYEYQVCSIADGKCVMGTGDFEFKIQTIKQI